A portion of the Juglans microcarpa x Juglans regia isolate MS1-56 chromosome 1D, Jm3101_v1.0, whole genome shotgun sequence genome contains these proteins:
- the LOC121234313 gene encoding calsequestrin-1-like: MFYGYIQAQIEGRNPLEGISPNELQKLLAPNQSGTIHNENGENRNDNAEEHNKDEEVEQDDDDDNDDDNDDDNEGDDMNDDDGYD, from the exons atgttttatggCTACATTCAAGCACAA ATTGAAGGGAGAAATCCTCTGGAAGGAATATCTCCAAATGAACTTCAAAAATTACTCGCACCAAATCAATCAg GTACCATTCATAATGAGAATGGAGAAAATAGGAATGACAATGCAGAGGAACACAATAAAGATGAAGAAGTGGAacaggatgatgatgatgataatgatgatgataatgatgatgataacgAGGGAGATGAcatgaatgatgatgatggataTGATTGA